One stretch of Candidatus Binatia bacterium DNA includes these proteins:
- a CDS encoding ABC transporter substrate-binding protein has product MTPRFSARIHCRIAWLLHTVLLLIVCCGVAHAASNPGNTTPQRIVSLAPSLTELVFALGLGERLVGVTGQCNFPAEALALPKVGTFLMPNVETVLALEPDVVLAMPSPGNRRAVERLGRLGVRLVVVDPQNVPQLVESFRVVGTALGVRERAEKLCRRFVESLEATQRLVRRAQPRRVLFLVGRNPLIAVGRETIQDEVLGLAGATNVVRHQGWPKVSVEFVLRENPEVIIDASMGSEATAGEESAAFWQRFSSLQAVKDGRVLVFADDRVLRPGPRLAEAVRALAEHIHPEVFSAKITGEESTDAR; this is encoded by the coding sequence GTGACGCCTCGCTTTTCTGCCCGCATTCATTGCCGGATTGCCTGGCTTTTGCACACGGTTTTGCTTTTGATCGTGTGCTGCGGCGTAGCCCACGCTGCGAGCAACCCGGGAAACACCACCCCTCAACGTATCGTTTCGCTGGCCCCTTCCCTCACGGAGCTTGTCTTTGCGCTCGGTTTGGGAGAGCGGCTGGTGGGTGTGACGGGCCAATGCAACTTTCCGGCCGAGGCTCTAGCGTTGCCGAAAGTTGGTACCTTCCTGATGCCGAACGTCGAAACGGTACTGGCGCTAGAACCAGACGTCGTGCTTGCCATGCCGAGCCCGGGAAACCGTCGGGCCGTGGAGCGACTTGGTCGCTTGGGTGTACGCCTTGTGGTGGTGGACCCCCAGAATGTGCCGCAGCTCGTGGAGAGTTTCCGGGTCGTGGGAACCGCACTCGGAGTGCGCGAACGCGCAGAAAAACTCTGCCGCCGCTTTGTGGAAAGTCTCGAAGCCACGCAGCGCCTCGTGCGGCGGGCACAGCCCCGACGGGTCTTGTTCCTTGTGGGGCGGAACCCCTTGATTGCTGTCGGTCGGGAAACGATCCAAGACGAGGTTCTCGGGCTCGCGGGTGCGACGAATGTGGTGCGCCACCAGGGTTGGCCCAAGGTTTCCGTCGAATTTGTGCTGCGGGAGAATCCCGAGGTGATCATAGACGCCAGCATGGGGAGCGAAGCGACAGCGGGTGAGGAGAGCGCGGCGTTTTGGCAGCGCTTTTCATCTTTGCAGGCTGTTAAAGACGGGCGAGTCCTCGTCTTTGCTGACGACCGGGTGCTGCGTCCTGGTCCGAGACTTGCCGAGGCGGTGCGCGCGTTGGCGGAACACATTCACCCTGAGGTCTTTTCTGCAAAGATCACCGGCGAGGAGTCTACGGATGCTCGTTGA
- the hmuU gene encoding heme ABC transporter permease, with protein MLVEPAVPAPESRPFWLGWPGDQPYLTRKRVVLILSVLATLLLAALGLSASVGNVPLRWHEVFWGAPGNVDRVIFFETRLPRIALAAIVGAALAVAGATLQGLLRNPLAEPHLIGVSGGAALGATLAVAIGGRFVLAKMWLLPLAAGVGALVSVALLYRISLVQGRLQPHVLLLAGVVYNAFAGAVILCVNYIADFYQAQGLLSWLIGNVAGYGYDLIGPAAVYCGLASLWLCVQARGLDLLSLGEESAWQMGVNVDRVRRVAFLGSSLLVGAVVAISGMIGFVGLIVPHALRVLCGADHRLLLPAAALGGAIFLVLADTIARSIAPGVEIPVGVVTALAGGPFFLYLLRREQRRLYF; from the coding sequence ATGCTCGTTGAACCCGCAGTGCCGGCGCCAGAGTCGCGGCCATTCTGGCTTGGGTGGCCGGGCGACCAGCCCTACCTGACCCGCAAGCGAGTCGTGCTGATTTTGAGCGTGCTGGCGACGTTGTTACTTGCGGCGCTTGGGCTGAGCGCAAGTGTGGGCAACGTTCCGTTGCGGTGGCACGAAGTGTTTTGGGGCGCTCCAGGCAACGTGGACCGCGTGATTTTTTTTGAGACGCGCCTACCCCGCATCGCTCTGGCTGCAATTGTGGGTGCTGCTCTGGCCGTGGCCGGCGCCACCCTGCAAGGCTTGTTGCGCAACCCACTCGCCGAGCCGCATCTCATCGGAGTTTCGGGCGGAGCGGCCTTAGGCGCCACGCTCGCCGTGGCCATCGGAGGGCGCTTCGTTCTGGCGAAGATGTGGTTGTTGCCGCTGGCCGCCGGTGTTGGAGCTTTGGTCTCGGTGGCGCTCCTTTACAGGATTTCGCTGGTGCAAGGGCGCCTGCAGCCGCACGTCTTGCTGTTGGCAGGGGTGGTCTACAACGCGTTCGCAGGTGCCGTGATTTTGTGCGTCAATTACATTGCCGATTTTTACCAGGCGCAGGGCTTGCTCTCGTGGTTGATCGGCAACGTCGCTGGCTACGGCTATGATCTTATCGGGCCTGCAGCCGTCTACTGTGGTTTGGCCAGCCTCTGGCTTTGCGTGCAAGCTCGCGGGCTCGATCTTTTGAGCCTCGGCGAGGAAAGCGCTTGGCAAATGGGTGTGAACGTGGACCGAGTGCGGCGAGTGGCCTTTCTCGGTTCGTCCCTACTCGTGGGGGCAGTGGTGGCCATTAGCGGCATGATTGGGTTTGTGGGTCTGATCGTGCCTCACGCGTTGCGCGTGTTGTGCGGGGCGGACCACCGGCTCTTGCTTCCCGCTGCGGCGCTGGGCGGTGCGATATTTCTCGTGCTGGCGGACACGATTGCCCGCAGTATCGCCCCAGGTGTGGAGATTCCCGTGGGAGTCGTTACGGCATTGGCTGGCGGGCCGTTCTTTCTCTACCTGCTGCGCCGGGAGCAGCGGCGTTTGTACTTTTGA